A region of Lycium barbarum isolate Lr01 chromosome 1, ASM1917538v2, whole genome shotgun sequence DNA encodes the following proteins:
- the LOC132609763 gene encoding uncharacterized protein LOC132609763 produces the protein MALDMNIQELLVIGDSDLLINQATSHKSVTKKVMVDFVENNLICRFGVPESIIIDNGVNLNSHLMKDISEQFKFTHKNSTAYRPQMNGVVEAANKNIKRILRKMVDNYKYWHEQLPYALLGYGTANRTSTGETPYLLVYGTEAVIPAEVDIPPLRIIQEAELKDAEWVRNRY, from the exons ATGGCGCTGGATATGAACATACAGGAATTGTTGGTTATCGGAGATTCCGATCTGCTCATCAATCAA GCAACTTCccacaaatcagtgaccaagaaagttATGGTTGACTTCGTCGAGAACAATCTGATATGTCGTTTCGGTGTGCCAGAATCTATCATCATTGACAATGGCGTCAATCTGAATAGCCATTTGATGAAAGACATCAGTGAACAATTCAAATTCACTCACAAGAACTCTACCGCCTACCGGCCGCAGATGAATGGAGTCGTAGAAGCTGCCAATAAGAACATCAAAAGGATTTTGAGGAAGATGGTCGACAACTACAAGTATTGGCACGAGCAGCTGCCTTATGCGCTGTTGGGATATGGGACAGCGAATAGAACTTCAACCGGGGAAACCCCATACCTTCTCGTTTATGGTACGgaagcggtcatacccgcagAAGTAGACATCCCTCCACTCAGAATTATCCAAGAGGCAGAACTGAAAGATGCAGAATGGGTCAGGAACCGTTATTAA